Genomic segment of Candidatus Margulisiibacteriota bacterium:
TGTAGAGCCCTTGCGCCCGGTCGACGTAATACATATTGTTTTCCACGTAAACGTCGACCCCGCCGACCAGGTCGATCAATTTGCCGGTGGCGGAGGGATTTATTTTTAGATAATTATCGACCTCGATGCCGAAAGTTTGTTCCAGGGTCTTTTCCAGCAGGTCAACCCCGCCGTAAACGTTGGCCGCGTTGATCTTGGCCCAGCCATAGCCGGGAATGTTGACGTAGCTGTCGCGCGGGATGGAGAGGAGGTAGACCCGGTAATTGATCGGGTCGACCCGCAGGAGCATGATCGCGTCGGTCCGCCCGTTGCTTTCTTTGAGCGCCTGGCCGGTCTCCGAGCTGAAATTAATATCAGTCCCGAGTATTAATAGAGTCGTGGGGCGGCGGACCACGCCGATCCGGATAAATTCCGGGATGAAACGGGGGGCGAAGATATTGGCGTAGAAGTAGAATATCCCGGAAAAGATCACCAGGAGCGCCAGCAGGCGGTAAAGGTCGATTTTTTTTAAGTTATTTTTCATATTGAATTCCAAAAAATGTAGCGGCGGTCTTTAGACCGCCATTATTGTTTTGGCGACCTAAAGGTCGCCGCTACTTGGGAGACATTCGTTTATGACGATCCCTGGTAACCGATCGGGATAATGTAAAAGGGGTCCTGGGTTTCCGGCAGTTCCAGGGC
This window contains:
- a CDS encoding LCP family protein, with amino-acid sequence MKNNLKKIDLYRLLALLVIFSGIFYFYANIFAPRFIPEFIRIGVVRRPTTLLILGTDINFSSETGQALKESNGRTDAIMLLRVDPINYRVYLLSIPRDSYVNIPGYGWAKINAANVYGGVDLLEKTLEQTFGIEVDNYLKINPSATGKLIDLVGGVDVYVENNMYYVDRAQGLYINLKKGWHKLNGKEAQGYMRFRHDAFGDIGRIGRQQQMLSTVFMSLTKPSNLLKAPLAFQLATSYIQTNLPLLKIIRLANFARTLSARDVITYLASGETQDNTPAGSVWLVDKRGLDVILKAHFGR